In the Streptomyces formicae genome, one interval contains:
- the hemC gene encoding hydroxymethylbilane synthase produces the protein MTERALRLGTRRSKLAMAQSGQVAEAVQQLTGRTVELVEITTYGDTSREHLAQIGGTGVFVAALREALARDEVDFAVHSLKDLPTAQPDELTLAAVPVREDPRDIMVARDGMTFPELPNGARVGTGSPRRMAQLNAYARSHGMTIETVPIRGNIDTRIGYVHKGELDAVVLAAAGLSRVGKLDEVTDFLSVDTVLPAPGQGALAIECAAHNASLAAALAELDDPYTRAAVTAERSLLAALEAGCSAPVGALADLLADGQIVKEMRLRGVVGTTDGSTLVQLSTTGPVPETETQAMALGRELAAEMLAKGAAGLMGERAL, from the coding sequence ATGACCGAGAGGGCCCTCAGGCTCGGGACCAGGCGCAGCAAGCTGGCCATGGCCCAGTCCGGCCAAGTGGCCGAGGCCGTACAGCAGTTGACGGGCAGGACCGTCGAGCTCGTGGAGATCACCACGTACGGCGACACCTCCCGCGAGCACCTGGCGCAGATCGGCGGCACCGGTGTGTTCGTCGCCGCCCTGCGCGAGGCGCTCGCCCGCGACGAGGTCGACTTCGCCGTGCACTCGCTCAAGGACCTGCCCACCGCGCAGCCCGACGAGCTGACCCTCGCCGCCGTGCCGGTGCGCGAGGACCCGCGCGACATCATGGTCGCGCGCGACGGCATGACCTTCCCCGAGCTGCCGAACGGCGCCCGCGTGGGCACGGGGTCGCCGCGCCGCATGGCGCAGCTGAACGCCTACGCGCGCAGCCACGGCATGACCATCGAGACCGTGCCGATCCGAGGGAACATCGACACCCGCATCGGATACGTGCACAAGGGAGAGCTCGACGCCGTCGTGCTCGCCGCAGCCGGACTCAGCCGCGTCGGCAAGCTCGACGAGGTGACCGACTTCCTGTCGGTCGACACTGTTCTGCCCGCCCCCGGCCAGGGGGCACTGGCGATCGAATGTGCCGCGCACAACGCGTCACTCGCCGCCGCGCTCGCCGAGCTCGACGACCCGTACACCCGGGCCGCCGTGACCGCCGAGCGGTCCCTGCTCGCCGCCCTGGAAGCCGGTTGCAGCGCCCCCGTGGGCGCGCTGGCCGACTTGCTGGCCGACGGGCAGATTGTCAAGGAAATGCGCCTGCGCGGCGTCGTCGGTACGACCGACGGCTCGACGCTGGTGCAGCTGTCCACCACCGGTCCCGTGCCCGAGACGGAGACCCAAGCCATGGCGCTGGGCCGCGAACTCGCGGCCGAGATGCTCGCCAAGGGCGCGGCCGGTCTGATGGGGGAGCGAGCACTTTGA
- a CDS encoding DUF5667 domain-containing protein: MIANVSAHRRANAFAQALEEQSDQDPAAEQSEESTTDPGPPEPAAHGRMLAVADALDELPKPQLDPEVKVVQRAQLVAAMEAMFLEGATPAVPEQRSRKGAHRASLRKLRPRSRLSKGIAAGGLTVGVAAGAFSGVAAASSDALPGDTLYGLKRGMEDLKLGMADGDSDRGQIYLDQASTRLNEARRLMERGRAGALDHESLSEVRRALSGMRYDATEGHRLLHEAYQRDGSLGPIQALSSFSQSHRESWSDLQGRLPVQLGDVGAEVNSVFDAIDQEVDPLRSLLPRPPEKGGTTGRAPQRSGAAEGHERHPSKGAEGTGRHRGGAEHDSKPRPAESKSKSQNEGLLGGAGGLLDPPSEKKSTPAPSDGGSNPGKDSSTTKPDVTLPPVLPGLLPELGIDSEDVK, from the coding sequence GTGATCGCGAACGTATCGGCCCACCGGCGGGCGAACGCCTTCGCCCAGGCCCTGGAGGAGCAGTCCGACCAGGACCCGGCGGCCGAGCAGTCCGAAGAATCCACCACAGACCCCGGGCCACCTGAACCAGCCGCGCACGGCCGCATGCTGGCCGTGGCCGACGCCCTCGACGAGCTGCCCAAGCCGCAGCTCGACCCCGAGGTCAAGGTGGTCCAACGCGCACAGCTCGTGGCCGCGATGGAGGCCATGTTCCTGGAGGGTGCCACCCCCGCGGTTCCCGAACAGCGCTCCCGCAAGGGAGCCCACCGAGCCTCACTGCGCAAGCTGCGGCCACGATCCCGCCTGTCCAAGGGCATCGCGGCGGGCGGCCTCACCGTCGGCGTCGCGGCAGGAGCGTTCAGCGGCGTGGCGGCCGCCAGCTCCGACGCCCTCCCCGGCGACACGCTGTACGGCCTCAAGCGCGGCATGGAAGACCTCAAGCTGGGCATGGCCGACGGCGACTCCGACCGAGGCCAGATCTACCTCGACCAGGCGTCGACCCGGCTGAACGAGGCCCGCAGACTCATGGAGCGAGGCCGCGCGGGCGCCCTCGACCACGAGTCCCTCAGCGAGGTCAGGCGCGCCCTCTCCGGCATGAGGTACGACGCCACCGAGGGCCACCGCCTGCTCCACGAGGCGTACCAACGCGACGGCTCGCTCGGCCCGATCCAGGCACTCTCCTCGTTCTCGCAGTCGCACCGCGAGAGCTGGAGCGACCTCCAGGGCCGCCTGCCGGTCCAGCTGGGCGACGTGGGCGCCGAGGTCAACTCCGTCTTCGACGCCATAGACCAAGAGGTCGACCCGCTGCGCAGCCTGCTGCCCAGGCCCCCTGAGAAGGGCGGCACGACCGGCCGGGCGCCCCAGCGGTCCGGGGCTGCCGAAGGCCACGAGCGGCACCCCTCCAAGGGCGCCGAGGGCACCGGCAGGCACCGCGGCGGCGCGGAGCACGACAGCAAGCCGAGGCCCGCCGAGTCGAAGTCGAAGAGCCAGAACGAGGGCCTGCTCGGCGGCGCGGGCGGCCTGCTCGACCCGCCGTCCGAGAAGAAGTCCACCCCGGCCCCCTCCGACGGCGGGAGCAATCCGGGCAAGGACAGCTCCACGACCAAACCGGACGTCACGCTGCCCCCTGTCCTGCCCGGCCTCCTGCCGGAGCTGGGCATCGACAGCGAGGACGTGAAGTAG
- a CDS encoding glutaredoxin family protein, with protein sequence MSPIFRRSGGRTEKSTEKSTEKSAGKRTEKKEPRERLVTLIGKPGCHLCDDAQSVIEKVCAEVGSSWEKKDITEDAELHRAYWEQIPVVLVDGEQHTFWRVDEDRLRRELTA encoded by the coding sequence ATGAGCCCGATTTTTCGCCGCAGCGGCGGTCGTACGGAGAAGAGCACGGAGAAGAGCACGGAGAAGAGTGCGGGGAAGCGTACGGAGAAGAAGGAGCCGCGGGAGCGGCTCGTCACCCTCATCGGGAAGCCCGGCTGCCATCTGTGCGATGACGCACAGTCGGTGATCGAGAAGGTCTGCGCGGAGGTGGGCTCTTCCTGGGAGAAGAAGGACATCACCGAGGACGCCGAACTGCACCGTGCCTACTGGGAGCAGATCCCCGTGGTCCTCGTGGACGGGGAGCAGCACACGTTCTGGCGCGTGGACGAAGACCGCCTGCGGCGCGAGCTGACCGCGTAG
- a CDS encoding redox-sensing transcriptional repressor Rex yields the protein MATGRTHRPATRSRGIPEATVARLPLYLRALTALSERSVPTVSSEELAAAAGVNSAKLRKDFSYLGSYGTRGVGYDVEYLVYQISRELGLTQDWPVVIVGIGNLGAALANYGGFASRGFRVAALIDADPAMAGKPVAGISVQHTDELEKIIEDNGVSIGVIATPAGAAQQVCERLVAAGVTSILNFAPTVLSVPDGVDVRKVDLSIELQILAFHEQRKAGEEAAAADGVLPPAAAKQQRKGPDGDVPAVMPA from the coding sequence GTGGCAACTGGCCGAACTCACCGACCGGCGACCCGCAGCCGAGGGATTCCCGAGGCCACCGTCGCCAGGCTTCCGCTGTACCTCCGAGCCCTCACCGCTCTGTCGGAGCGCTCGGTACCCACGGTCTCCTCCGAGGAGCTCGCGGCCGCCGCGGGGGTCAACTCCGCGAAGCTGCGCAAGGACTTCTCGTACCTCGGTTCGTACGGGACGCGAGGCGTGGGCTACGACGTCGAGTATCTCGTGTACCAGATCTCCCGTGAACTGGGTCTGACCCAGGACTGGCCGGTTGTGATCGTCGGTATCGGTAACCTCGGCGCCGCGCTCGCCAATTACGGCGGCTTCGCCTCGCGTGGTTTCCGCGTCGCGGCCCTGATCGACGCCGATCCGGCAATGGCCGGAAAGCCCGTCGCGGGGATCTCTGTGCAGCACACCGACGAGCTCGAAAAGATCATCGAGGACAACGGCGTCTCCATCGGCGTCATCGCGACCCCGGCCGGTGCCGCCCAGCAGGTCTGCGAGCGGCTGGTGGCCGCCGGTGTGACCTCCATCCTGAACTTCGCGCCGACCGTCCTGTCCGTCCCGGACGGCGTCGACGTGCGCAAGGTCGACCTCTCCATCGAGCTCCAGATCCTCGCCTTCCACGAGCAGCGCAAGGCCGGTGAGGAAGCGGCGGCCGCCGACGGCGTGCTGCCGCCCGCCGCCGCCAAGCAGCAGCGCAAGGGACCCGACGGGGACGTCCCCGCCGTGATGCCGGCATGA
- a CDS encoding ECF subfamily RNA polymerase sigma factor, BldN family, whose protein sequence is MYPHVGVDASGLATLRATVIDRLRGFVPTAYAVPAVPAFAVPAVPALAVPAPAGPCYALADGGAAVSRRARSGASATASTPTPRRPAADSDSARMMDLVERAQAGESDAFGRLYDQYSDTVYRYIYYRVGGKATAEDLTSETFLRALRRIGTFTWQGRDFGAWLVTIARNLVADHFKSSRFRLEVTTGEMLDANEVERSPEDSVLESLSNAALLEAVRRLNPQQQECVTLRFLQGLSVAETARVMGKNEGAIKTLQYRAVRTLARLLPDDAR, encoded by the coding sequence GTGTACCCACACGTCGGGGTTGACGCCTCGGGCCTGGCTACGCTGCGCGCAACGGTCATCGACCGCTTGCGCGGCTTCGTCCCCACCGCGTACGCCGTCCCCGCCGTCCCCGCCTTTGCCGTCCCCGCCGTCCCCGCCCTCGCCGTCCCCGCACCCGCCGGGCCGTGCTATGCCCTGGCGGACGGCGGTGCGGCAGTCAGCAGACGGGCCCGTTCCGGCGCCTCTGCCACCGCCTCAACACCCACCCCCCGCCGCCCCGCGGCGGACAGCGACAGCGCCCGCATGATGGACCTCGTCGAACGCGCCCAGGCCGGCGAGTCCGACGCCTTCGGTCGTCTCTACGACCAGTACAGCGACACGGTCTACCGCTACATCTACTACCGCGTGGGCGGCAAGGCGACCGCCGAGGATCTCACCAGCGAGACCTTTCTGCGCGCACTCCGCCGCATCGGCACCTTCACCTGGCAGGGCCGCGACTTCGGCGCCTGGCTGGTCACGATCGCCCGCAACCTGGTCGCCGACCACTTCAAATCGAGCCGCTTCCGCCTCGAAGTGACCACCGGCGAGATGCTCGACGCCAACGAGGTCGAGCGCAGCCCCGAGGACTCCGTCCTGGAGTCCCTCTCGAACGCGGCCCTCCTCGAAGCCGTGCGCCGCCTCAACCCCCAGCAGCAGGAGTGCGTCACCCTGCGCTTCCTCCAGGGCCTCTCCGTCGCGGAGACCGCCCGGGTCATGGGCAAGAACGAGGGCGCGATCAAGACCCTCCAGTACCGCGCGGTGCGCACCCTGGCCCGCCTCCTCCCGGACGACGCGCGCTAG
- a CDS encoding uroporphyrinogen-III synthase: protein MSPTSNLPGTPAHGHVTFLGAGPGDPGLLTLRAVEALARADVLIAEPDVLDVVRPHARGGVDTPRPTVADEASAAVDTPSARAAANLVMEAARGGRRVVRAVSGDPGLDTYAAGEMLACAAEGISFEVVPGIAAAVGVPAYAGVPLRDAEGTDVRFVDARTASDRCWNEVGVSDGTVVVSTSLDSVASAAGELVSAGRKPDTPMTVTVAGTTTRQRTWTATLGTIAQVLKQAKVLPSPDGGQPVIVVVGERSAAAQRDQLSWFESKPLFGWRVLVPRTKEQAASLSDQLRSYGAVPHEVPTIAVEPPRTPQQMERAVKGLVTGRYEWIAFTSVNAVKAVREKFEEYGLDARAFAGIKVAAVGEQTAAALIAFGVKPDLVPSGEQSAAGLLEDWPPYDPVFDPIDRVFLPRADIATETLVAGLIDLGWEVDDVTAYRTVRASPPPAETREAIKGGGFDAVLFTSSSTVRNLVGIAGKPHNVTVIACIGPATAKTAEEHGLRVDVMAPEPSVHKLAEALAEFGSRRRAASLEAGDPVTRPSERRPGSRRRRTAP from the coding sequence TTGAGCCCCACCTCGAACCTTCCCGGCACTCCCGCACACGGGCACGTCACCTTCCTGGGTGCCGGACCCGGAGATCCGGGACTGCTGACCCTGCGCGCCGTCGAGGCGCTGGCCCGAGCGGATGTGCTGATCGCCGAGCCCGATGTGCTCGACGTCGTCCGCCCGCACGCCAGGGGAGGTGTGGACACACCCCGGCCGACGGTTGCTGACGAGGCGTCAGCGGCCGTTGACACGCCCTCTGCCCGAGCCGCCGCCAATCTTGTCATGGAGGCAGCGAGGGGCGGCAGGCGGGTCGTGCGCGCGGTCAGCGGCGATCCGGGCCTCGACACCTACGCGGCGGGCGAGATGCTCGCCTGCGCCGCCGAGGGCATCTCCTTCGAGGTGGTGCCCGGCATCGCGGCCGCCGTCGGCGTGCCCGCCTACGCGGGTGTGCCGCTGCGCGACGCGGAGGGCACGGACGTGCGCTTCGTCGACGCCCGTACGGCGTCGGACCGTTGCTGGAACGAGGTGGGTGTCTCGGACGGCACTGTCGTCGTCTCCACGTCGCTCGACTCGGTGGCGTCGGCCGCCGGTGAGCTGGTGTCCGCGGGCCGCAAGCCCGACACCCCGATGACCGTGACGGTGGCCGGTACGACGACGCGCCAGCGCACCTGGACCGCGACGCTCGGCACCATCGCGCAGGTCCTCAAGCAGGCCAAGGTGCTGCCGTCGCCGGACGGCGGGCAGCCCGTCATAGTCGTGGTCGGCGAACGCTCGGCCGCCGCCCAGCGCGACCAGCTGTCGTGGTTCGAGTCGAAGCCGCTCTTCGGGTGGCGGGTGCTGGTGCCGCGCACGAAGGAGCAGGCGGCCTCGCTCTCCGACCAGCTGCGTTCGTACGGCGCGGTGCCGCACGAGGTGCCGACCATCGCGGTCGAACCGCCGCGCACGCCCCAGCAGATGGAGCGCGCGGTCAAGGGCCTCGTCACGGGTCGCTACGAGTGGATCGCCTTCACCAGCGTCAACGCGGTCAAGGCGGTGCGCGAGAAGTTCGAGGAGTACGGGCTCGACGCGCGGGCCTTCGCCGGGATCAAGGTCGCGGCCGTCGGCGAGCAGACCGCCGCCGCGCTGATCGCCTTCGGCGTCAAGCCGGACCTGGTGCCCAGCGGTGAGCAGTCCGCCGCCGGTCTCCTTGAGGACTGGCCGCCGTACGACCCGGTCTTCGACCCGATCGACCGCGTCTTCCTGCCGCGGGCCGACATCGCCACGGAGACTCTGGTCGCGGGCCTGATCGACCTCGGCTGGGAGGTCGACGACGTCACCGCCTACCGGACCGTGCGCGCTTCGCCGCCGCCGGCCGAGACGCGCGAGGCGATCAAGGGCGGTGGCTTCGACGCCGTGCTCTTCACCTCCTCGTCGACCGTGCGGAACCTCGTCGGCATCGCGGGCAAGCCGCACAACGTGACCGTGATCGCGTGTATCGGCCCGGCGACGGCCAAGACCGCGGAGGAGCACGGGCTCCGGGTGGACGTGATGGCTCCCGAGCCGTCGGTCCACAAGCTGGCCGAGGCGTTGGCCGAGTTCGGATCTCGGCGGAGAGCCGCGTCGCTGGAGGCGGGGGACCCTGTCACCCGGCCCAGTGAGCGTCGGCCCGGTTCGCGTCGGCGACGCACCGCGCCGTAG
- a CDS encoding HAD family hydrolase has product MAALGWLTPRRRSATARSVLAGEASAEAARKSSQEQEELDELAAAAAPDEPEEPAEPEFPVAGDTKAAAFFDLDNTVMQGAAIFHFGRGLYKRKFFERQELFRFAWQQAWFRLAGVEDPEHMQDARDSALSIVKGHRVAELMSIGEEIYDEYMAERIWPGTRALAQAHLDAGQKVWLVTAAPVEIATVIARRLGLTGALGTVAESIGGVYTGKLVGEPLHGPAKAEAVRALSAAEGLDLARCAAYSDSHNDIPMLSLVGHPYAINPDAKLRKHARERDWRLRDYRTGRKAAKVGIPAAAGVGALAGGAAAAIALHRRRH; this is encoded by the coding sequence ATGGCCGCTCTCGGATGGCTCACCCCCCGTAGGCGCTCCGCCACGGCGCGAAGCGTGTTGGCAGGCGAGGCCTCGGCTGAGGCAGCACGCAAGTCCTCCCAGGAGCAGGAGGAACTCGACGAGCTCGCCGCGGCCGCCGCGCCCGATGAACCCGAGGAGCCCGCGGAACCGGAATTCCCGGTCGCGGGCGACACCAAGGCCGCCGCCTTCTTCGACCTCGACAACACCGTGATGCAGGGCGCCGCGATCTTCCACTTCGGCCGCGGCCTGTACAAGCGGAAGTTCTTCGAGCGCCAGGAGCTGTTCCGATTCGCCTGGCAGCAGGCGTGGTTCAGGCTCGCGGGCGTCGAGGACCCCGAGCACATGCAGGACGCCCGCGACAGCGCCCTGTCCATCGTCAAGGGCCATCGCGTCGCCGAGCTGATGTCCATCGGCGAGGAGATCTACGACGAGTACATGGCCGAGCGCATCTGGCCGGGCACCCGCGCCCTCGCCCAGGCCCACCTCGACGCGGGCCAGAAGGTCTGGCTGGTCACCGCCGCCCCGGTGGAGATCGCCACGGTCATCGCCCGCCGCCTCGGCCTGACCGGCGCGCTCGGCACCGTCGCGGAGTCCATCGGCGGCGTCTACACCGGCAAGCTCGTCGGCGAACCCCTGCACGGCCCCGCCAAGGCGGAGGCGGTCCGCGCCCTGTCCGCCGCCGAGGGCCTGGACCTGGCCCGCTGCGCCGCGTACAGCGACTCGCACAACGACATCCCGATGCTCTCGCTGGTCGGGCACCCCTACGCGATCAACCCCGACGCCAAGCTGCGCAAGCACGCCCGCGAGCGGGACTGGCGGCTGCGCGACTACCGCACGGGCCGCAAGGCCGCGAAGGTCGGCATCCCGGCCGCCGCGGGCGTCGGCGCCCTCGCGGGCGGCGCGGCCGCCGCGATCGCGCTGCACCGCCGCCGCCACTGA
- a CDS encoding glutamyl-tRNA reductase — translation MSLLVVGLSHRSAPVSVLERAALDVDAQAKLLQDTLAAEPAAEAAVLATCNRIELYADVDKFHAGVAELSTLLARHSGVSLEELTPYLYVHYEDRAVHHLFSVACGLDSMVVGEGQILGQIKDALARSQELHTAGKLLNDLFQQALRVGKRAHSETGIDRAGQSLVTFGLEQLAVREPVETWAKGKRVLVIGAGSMSSLAAATLARAGVEEVVVANRTLERAERLAEILSGPGGTGVSARAVPMDSVADELTRADVAVSCTGATGLVLTAEAITAAVAGRTPTAGSRVESPAEKAVRPVVAGDEDCPFDLSAPGGFSVAGEDAVAGMDAATLEQHAAWVDNAPAERRESGPQAEAGAIAALVTAASASGRVPELRRPSPSPSAGPARTAVLALLDLAMPRDIDAAVHRVDGVRLVDIESLAEASADAPMADDVEMVRGIVSDEVAAFGAAQRAAHITPTVVALRTMAADVVAGEMARLEGRLPGLEDKQRAEITQTVRRVVDKLLHAPTVRVKQLASEPGGAGYADALRTLFDLDPQTVAAVSRADHTNNENDDPNRGRA, via the coding sequence ATGAGTCTCCTGGTCGTGGGGCTGAGTCACCGCAGCGCACCGGTCAGCGTCCTCGAGCGGGCCGCGCTCGACGTGGACGCGCAGGCCAAGCTGTTGCAGGACACGCTCGCCGCCGAGCCCGCCGCCGAGGCCGCGGTGCTCGCCACGTGCAACCGCATCGAGCTCTACGCCGACGTGGACAAGTTCCACGCGGGCGTCGCCGAGCTGTCCACGCTGCTCGCGCGGCACAGCGGCGTCAGCCTCGAAGAGCTCACCCCTTATCTGTACGTCCACTACGAGGACCGGGCGGTCCACCACCTCTTCTCGGTGGCCTGCGGACTCGACTCGATGGTCGTCGGCGAGGGGCAGATCCTCGGGCAGATCAAGGACGCCCTGGCGCGCTCGCAGGAGCTGCACACCGCGGGCAAGCTCCTCAACGACCTCTTCCAGCAGGCCCTGCGCGTCGGCAAGCGGGCGCACTCGGAGACCGGCATCGACCGGGCCGGGCAGTCGCTCGTCACCTTCGGACTCGAACAGCTCGCCGTGCGCGAGCCGGTGGAGACCTGGGCCAAGGGCAAGCGCGTCCTGGTGATCGGCGCGGGCTCCATGTCCTCGCTGGCCGCGGCGACGCTCGCGCGCGCCGGGGTCGAGGAAGTCGTCGTCGCCAACCGCACGTTGGAGCGCGCCGAGCGGCTCGCCGAGATCCTGAGCGGGCCCGGCGGCACCGGCGTGAGCGCGCGTGCCGTCCCCATGGACTCCGTCGCGGACGAACTGACACGTGCCGACGTGGCCGTCTCCTGTACCGGCGCGACCGGTCTCGTGCTGACCGCGGAGGCCATCACGGCGGCCGTCGCCGGACGCACGCCCACCGCGGGCAGCCGGGTCGAAAGCCCCGCGGAGAAGGCCGTACGACCGGTCGTCGCGGGCGACGAGGACTGCCCCTTCGACCTCTCCGCGCCCGGCGGTTTCTCCGTCGCCGGTGAGGACGCCGTCGCGGGCATGGACGCCGCGACCCTGGAACAGCACGCCGCCTGGGTGGACAACGCGCCCGCCGAGCGGCGTGAGAGCGGACCGCAGGCGGAGGCCGGGGCCATCGCCGCCCTGGTGACGGCCGCGAGCGCGTCGGGCCGGGTGCCCGAGCTGCGCCGTCCCTCGCCGTCGCCGTCGGCGGGGCCCGCCCGTACCGCTGTGCTCGCGCTGCTCGACCTCGCCATGCCGCGGGACATCGACGCCGCCGTGCACCGCGTCGACGGGGTGCGCCTGGTCGACATCGAGTCGCTCGCCGAGGCGTCCGCGGACGCCCCGATGGCCGACGACGTGGAGATGGTGCGGGGCATCGTCTCCGACGAGGTCGCCGCGTTCGGTGCCGCGCAGCGGGCCGCGCACATCACGCCGACCGTGGTCGCCCTGCGCACCATGGCCGCCGACGTGGTGGCCGGTGAGATGGCGCGCCTCGAAGGGCGCCTGCCGGGACTTGAGGACAAGCAACGCGCGGAGATCACGCAGACCGTGCGCCGCGTCGTCGACAAGCTGCTGCACGCGCCGACGGTGCGGGTCAAGCAGCTGGCCAGTGAGCCGGGCGGCGCCGGGTACGCGGACGCGCTGCGCACGCTGTTCGACCTCGACCCGCAGACGGTCGCCGCGGTCAGCCGCGCCGACCACACGAACAACGAGAACGACGACCCGAATCGAGGCCGGGCATGA
- the hemB gene encoding porphobilinogen synthase, which produces MTKYGSFPGARPRRLRTTPAMRRMVAETRLHPADLILPAFVREGISSPVEIGAMPGVFQHTRDSLKKAAVEAMEAGVSGIMLFGVPEESKKDALGTPGTDPDGILQVALRDVRAEVGDDLIVMSDLCLDETTDHGHCGVLDDKGRVDNDATLERYAEMAQVQADAGAHVVGPSGMMDGQIGVIRDALDQVGHEDVSILAYAVKYSSAFFGPFREAVGSSLKGDRKTYQQDAANSRESLRELALDLEEGADMVMVKPAGPYLDILAKVADAVEVPVAAYQISGEYSMIEAAAQRGWIDRDAAIMESLTGIKRAGANMILTYWATEVARRL; this is translated from the coding sequence GTGACTAAGTACGGATCCTTCCCCGGAGCGCGGCCGCGTCGGCTGCGGACCACCCCCGCCATGCGGCGCATGGTCGCCGAGACGCGGCTGCATCCGGCCGATCTGATCCTGCCCGCGTTCGTGCGCGAGGGCATCAGCTCGCCGGTGGAGATCGGCGCGATGCCCGGGGTCTTCCAGCACACCCGCGACTCCCTGAAGAAGGCCGCCGTCGAGGCGATGGAGGCCGGGGTCTCCGGGATCATGCTCTTCGGCGTCCCCGAGGAGTCCAAGAAGGACGCCCTCGGCACGCCCGGCACCGACCCGGACGGCATCCTCCAGGTCGCGCTCCGCGACGTGCGGGCCGAGGTCGGTGACGACCTCATCGTCATGTCCGACCTGTGCCTGGACGAGACCACCGACCACGGGCACTGCGGTGTGCTCGACGACAAGGGCCGCGTCGACAACGACGCGACCCTTGAGCGGTACGCAGAGATGGCCCAGGTCCAGGCCGACGCGGGCGCCCACGTGGTGGGTCCCAGCGGCATGATGGACGGTCAGATCGGCGTCATCCGCGACGCGTTGGACCAGGTCGGCCACGAGGACGTGTCGATCCTCGCGTACGCCGTGAAGTACTCCTCCGCCTTCTTCGGCCCGTTCCGCGAGGCGGTCGGCTCGTCGCTCAAGGGTGACCGCAAGACGTACCAGCAGGACGCGGCCAACAGCCGTGAGTCCCTGCGGGAGCTTGCGCTCGACCTGGAGGAGGGCGCGGACATGGTCATGGTCAAGCCCGCGGGGCCCTACCTCGACATCCTGGCGAAGGTCGCCGACGCGGTGGAGGTGCCGGTTGCCGCGTACCAGATCAGTGGGGAGTACTCCATGATCGAGGCGGCGGCTCAGCGGGGCTGGATTGACAGGGATGCGGCGATCATGGAATCCCTGACGGGGATCAAGCGGGCGGGCGCGAACATGATTCTTACGTACTGGGCCACTGAGGTCGCTCGTCGGCTTTAG
- a CDS encoding zinc-binding dehydrogenase — protein sequence MRAVVLHEFGSAENLRYETLPDPVAGVGQVRIAVRAAGVHFVETVMRRGDASDMAPPLPELPAVLGGEVAGTVDAVGPGVDPEWLGRSVVASRTTPGGYAELSVADVEGLHVLPVGLRPEDAVTMVMTGATTMGLLDSAQLKPDDVVLVTSAAGGVGRLVVQYAHALGATVVGAAGGDAKTADVRALGADVVVDYNEAGWADAVRERLGAERPVSVVLDGVGGQKAAGAYELLGEGGRFVAIGWASQEPFEPTPEELAEHGTSYVNALLELIGSPERAPERERAALEAAAKGELVAAWQAFPLARAADAHAAMERRETTGKVVLVP from the coding sequence ATGCGCGCTGTTGTTCTGCACGAGTTCGGGTCCGCCGAGAACCTGCGGTACGAGACCCTGCCCGATCCCGTCGCCGGGGTCGGGCAGGTGCGGATCGCCGTGCGGGCCGCGGGAGTTCACTTCGTCGAGACCGTGATGCGTCGGGGCGATGCCTCCGACATGGCGCCGCCGCTGCCCGAGTTGCCCGCCGTCCTCGGTGGTGAGGTCGCAGGGACCGTGGACGCCGTGGGGCCGGGCGTCGATCCCGAGTGGCTGGGGCGGTCCGTGGTGGCCTCGCGTACGACGCCCGGTGGGTACGCCGAGCTGTCCGTCGCCGACGTCGAAGGGCTGCATGTGCTGCCCGTCGGACTCAGGCCCGAGGACGCGGTGACCATGGTGATGACCGGGGCGACCACCATGGGGCTGCTCGATTCCGCTCAACTCAAGCCCGACGACGTGGTGTTGGTGACCTCCGCCGCCGGTGGGGTCGGGCGGCTCGTCGTGCAGTACGCCCACGCGCTCGGTGCCACCGTTGTCGGCGCGGCGGGCGGGGACGCCAAGACCGCTGACGTACGGGCCCTGGGCGCCGATGTCGTCGTCGACTACAACGAGGCCGGGTGGGCGGACGCCGTCCGTGAGCGGCTCGGCGCGGAGCGGCCCGTCAGCGTCGTGCTCGATGGCGTGGGCGGTCAGAAGGCGGCCGGTGCCTATGAGTTGCTCGGCGAGGGCGGGCGGTTCGTGGCCATCGGGTGGGCCTCGCAGGAGCCCTTCGAGCCGACGCCCGAGGAACTCGCCGAGCACGGCACGTCGTACGTGAATGCCTTGCTGGAGCTGATCGGCAGCCCCGAGCGTGCCCCCGAGCGCGAGCGGGCCGCCCTGGAGGCCGCCGCCAAGGGGGAGTTGGTGGCCGCCTGGCAGGCGTTCCCGCTGGCGCGGGCGGCCGACGCGCATGCCGCGATGGAGCGGCGCGAGACCACGGGGAAGGTCGTGCTCGTCCCCTGA